A single region of the Myripristis murdjan chromosome 3, fMyrMur1.1, whole genome shotgun sequence genome encodes:
- the tle3b gene encoding transducin-like enhancer protein 3-B isoform X7 — protein sequence MYPQGRHPAPHQPGQPGFKFTVAESCDRIKDEFQFLQAQYHSLKVEYDKLANEKTEMQRHYVMYYEMSYGLNIEMHKQTEIAKRLNAILAQIMPFLSQEHQQQVAQAVERAKQVTMTELNAIIGQQQLQAQHLSHAAHGPPVQLPPHPSGLQPPGIPPVTGAGSGLLALGALGSQAHLPVKDEKNHHDLEHRGPSSFHSPLAIPLVKERESSTNNSVSPSDSLRAASEKHRGSSDYGLDSKKRKVDDKDSMSRYDSDGDKSDDLVVDVSNEDPATPRVSPAHSPPENGLDKSRVLKKDAAPNSPASVASSGSTPSSKAKDHAHVSNDKSSTPGLKSTTPTPRNEAPTPGTSTTPGLRPLTMGKPPGMEALAAPALRTPLSIAGSYATPFAMMGHHEMNGSLTSPGVYPGLISPQMSAAAAAAYGRSPMAGFDPHPHMRAPGLPASLTSISGGKPAYSFHVSADGQMQPVPFPPDALIGPGIPRHARQINTLSHGEVVCAVTISNPTRHVYTGGKGCVKIWDISQPGSKSPVSQLDCLNRDNYIRSCKLLPDGRTLIVGGEASTLTIWDLASQTPRIKAELTSSAPACYALAISPDAKVCFSCCSDGNIAVWDLHNQTLVRQFQGHTDGASCIDISHDGTKLWTGGLDNTVRSWDLREGRQLQQHDFTSQIFSLGYCPTGEWLAVGMESSNVEVLHHTKPDKYQLHLHESCVLSLKFAYCGKWFVSTGKDNLLNAWRTPYGASIFQSKESSSVLSCDISADDKYIVTGSGDKKATVYEVIY from the exons GCACCTCACCAGCCAGGGCAGCCTGGCTTCAAGTTCACCGTGGCGGAGTCGTGCGACAGGATCAAAGACGAATTTCAGTTCCTGCAGGCGCAGTACCACAG TCTCAAAGTGGAGTACGATAAACTGGCCAACGAAAAGACGGAGATGCAGCGTCACTATGTCATG taCTATGAGATGTCCTATGGGCTCAACATTGAGATGCACAAACAG ACTGAGATTGCCAAACGCCTCAATGCAATCCTGGCTCAGATCATGCCGTTCTTGTCACAAGAG caTCAACAGCAGGTGGCCCAGGCTGTTGAGCGGGCTAAGCAGGTGACTATGACCGAGCTGAATGCCATCATCGGG cagcagcagctccaagCCCAGCACCTCTCTCATGCAGCCCACGGACCCCCTGTCCAGCTGCCCCCCCACCCATCAGGCCTTCAGCCCCCTGGTATCCCCCCTGTGACGGGTGCCGGCTCAGGCCTGTTGGCGCTGGGTGCCCTGGGCAGCCAGGCCCACCTGCCTGTCAAAGACGAGAAGAACCACCACGACCTGGAGCACAGAG gcCCGTCATCTTTTCACTCCCCCCTGGCGATTCCTCTGGTGAAAGAACGCGAGTCGAGCACG AATAACTCTGTGTCACCGTCGGACAGCCTGCGCGCCGCTAGCGAGAAGCACCGCGGCTCTTCGGATTACGGCCTCGACTCCAAGAAACGCAAAGTGGACGACAAAGACAGCATGAGTAGATAT GACAGTGACGGAGACAAGAGTGATGATTTGGTAGTGGACGTCTCCAATGAG GATCCAGCCACCCCTCGGGTGAGCCCCGCTCACTCCCCTCCGGAGAACGGCTTGGATAAGTCACGGGTACTGAAGAAGGATGCTGCCCCCAATAGCCCCGCCTCCGTTGCCTCATCAGGCAGCACACCCTCCTCCAAAGCCAAGGACCACGCCCATGTGAGT AATGACAAGTCATCCACGCCTGGCCTGAAGTCCACGACACCCACCCCCAGGAACGAGGCCCCCACGCCCGGCACCAGCACCACTCCAGGACTACGGCCCCTAACGATGGGAAAACCGCCTGGCATGGAGGCACTGG cTGCCCCTGCTCTGCGAACACCGCTGTCCATCGCAGGTTCCTACGCCACTCCGTTCGCCATGATGGGTCATCATGAGATGAACGGATCCCTAACCAGCCCAGGGGTTTATCCTGGTCTCATCTCACCACAGATgagtgctgcagctgcagctgcttaTGGACGCTCACCAATG GCAGGGTTTGATCCTCACCCTCACATGAGAGCTCCCGGCCTGCCAGCCAGCCTCACCTCCATCTCTGGTGGAAAACC GGCTTACTCCTTTCATGTGAGTGCTGATGGCCAGATGCAGCCCGTGCCCTTCCCTCCAGATGCATTGATAGGTCCAGGCATTCCACGCCATGCCCGCCAGATCAACACACTGAGCCATGGTGAGGTGGTGTGCGCCGTCACCATCAGCAACCCCACGCGCCACGTCTACACTGGTGGCAAGGGCTGCGTCAAGATCTGGGACATCAGCCAGCCAGGAAGCAAGAGTCCGGTTTCTCAACTTGACTGTCTG AACCGGGACAATTACATTCGCTCCTGCAAGCTGTTGCCTGACGGCCGCACCCTGATCGTGGGTGGCGAGGCCAGCACGCTGACCATCTGGGACCTGGCCTCACAGACACCCCGCATAAAGGCAGAGCTCACCTCCTCTGCTCCGGCCTGCTATGCCCTGGCCATCAGCCCTGATGCCAAGGTCTgcttctcctgctgctcagaCGGGAACATCGCTGTGTGGGATCTCCACAACCAGACCCTTGTCAG GCAGTTCCAGGGCCACACAGATGGGGCCAGCTGCATTGACATCTCCCACGATGGGACCAAACTGTGGACTGGAGGGTTGGACAACACAGTTCGCTCCTGGGATCTGAGAGAGGGACGGCAGCTCCAGCAACACGACTTCACCTCACAG ATCTTCTCGTTGGGTTACTGCCCCACCGGGGAATGGCTGGCAGTGGGCATGGAGAGCAGCAACGTGGAGGTGCTCCACCACACCAAGCCTGACAAGTACCAGCTGCACCTGCACGAAAGCTGCGTCCTCTCACTCAAGTTCGCCTACTGTG GTAAATGGTTTGTGAGCACAGGGAAGGACAATCTGCTGAATGCATGGAGGACTCCTTACGGTGCAAGCATATTCCAG TCCAAGGAGTCGTCCTCTGTCCTGAGTTGTGACATTTCAGCGGATGACAAATACATTGTGACAGGTTCTGGTGACAAGAAGGCCACCGTCTACGAGGTCATCTACTAG
- the tle3b gene encoding transducin-like enhancer protein 3-B isoform X15 yields the protein MYPQGRHPAPHQPGQPGFKFTVAESCDRIKDEFQFLQAQYHSLKVEYDKLANEKTEMQRHYVMYYEMSYGLNIEMHKQTEIAKRLNAILAQIMPFLSQEHQQQVAQAVERAKQVTMTELNAIIGQQQLQAQHLSHAAHGPPVQLPPHPSGLQPPGIPPVTGAGSGLLALGALGSQAHLPVKDEKNHHDLEHRERESSTNNSVSPSDSLRAASEKHRGSSDYGLDSKKRKVDDKDSMSRYDSDGDKSDDLVVDVSNEDPATPRVSPAHSPPENGLDKSRVLKKDAAPNSPASVASSGSTPSSKAKDHAHNDKSSTPGLKSTTPTPRNEAPTPGTSTTPGLRPLTMGKPPGMEALAAPALRTPLSIAGSYATPFAMMGHHEMNGSLTSPGVYPGLISPQMSAAAAAAYGRSPMAGFDPHPHMRAPGLPASLTSISGGKPAYSFHVSADGQMQPVPFPPDALIGPGIPRHARQINTLSHGEVVCAVTISNPTRHVYTGGKGCVKIWDISQPGSKSPVSQLDCLNRDNYIRSCKLLPDGRTLIVGGEASTLTIWDLASQTPRIKAELTSSAPACYALAISPDAKVCFSCCSDGNIAVWDLHNQTLVRQFQGHTDGASCIDISHDGTKLWTGGLDNTVRSWDLREGRQLQQHDFTSQIFSLGYCPTGEWLAVGMESSNVEVLHHTKPDKYQLHLHESCVLSLKFAYCGKWFVSTGKDNLLNAWRTPYGASIFQSKESSSVLSCDISADDKYIVTGSGDKKATVYEVIY from the exons GCACCTCACCAGCCAGGGCAGCCTGGCTTCAAGTTCACCGTGGCGGAGTCGTGCGACAGGATCAAAGACGAATTTCAGTTCCTGCAGGCGCAGTACCACAG TCTCAAAGTGGAGTACGATAAACTGGCCAACGAAAAGACGGAGATGCAGCGTCACTATGTCATG taCTATGAGATGTCCTATGGGCTCAACATTGAGATGCACAAACAG ACTGAGATTGCCAAACGCCTCAATGCAATCCTGGCTCAGATCATGCCGTTCTTGTCACAAGAG caTCAACAGCAGGTGGCCCAGGCTGTTGAGCGGGCTAAGCAGGTGACTATGACCGAGCTGAATGCCATCATCGGG cagcagcagctccaagCCCAGCACCTCTCTCATGCAGCCCACGGACCCCCTGTCCAGCTGCCCCCCCACCCATCAGGCCTTCAGCCCCCTGGTATCCCCCCTGTGACGGGTGCCGGCTCAGGCCTGTTGGCGCTGGGTGCCCTGGGCAGCCAGGCCCACCTGCCTGTCAAAGACGAGAAGAACCACCACGACCTGGAGCACAGAG AACGCGAGTCGAGCACG AATAACTCTGTGTCACCGTCGGACAGCCTGCGCGCCGCTAGCGAGAAGCACCGCGGCTCTTCGGATTACGGCCTCGACTCCAAGAAACGCAAAGTGGACGACAAAGACAGCATGAGTAGATAT GACAGTGACGGAGACAAGAGTGATGATTTGGTAGTGGACGTCTCCAATGAG GATCCAGCCACCCCTCGGGTGAGCCCCGCTCACTCCCCTCCGGAGAACGGCTTGGATAAGTCACGGGTACTGAAGAAGGATGCTGCCCCCAATAGCCCCGCCTCCGTTGCCTCATCAGGCAGCACACCCTCCTCCAAAGCCAAGGACCACGCCCAT AATGACAAGTCATCCACGCCTGGCCTGAAGTCCACGACACCCACCCCCAGGAACGAGGCCCCCACGCCCGGCACCAGCACCACTCCAGGACTACGGCCCCTAACGATGGGAAAACCGCCTGGCATGGAGGCACTGG cTGCCCCTGCTCTGCGAACACCGCTGTCCATCGCAGGTTCCTACGCCACTCCGTTCGCCATGATGGGTCATCATGAGATGAACGGATCCCTAACCAGCCCAGGGGTTTATCCTGGTCTCATCTCACCACAGATgagtgctgcagctgcagctgcttaTGGACGCTCACCAATG GCAGGGTTTGATCCTCACCCTCACATGAGAGCTCCCGGCCTGCCAGCCAGCCTCACCTCCATCTCTGGTGGAAAACC GGCTTACTCCTTTCATGTGAGTGCTGATGGCCAGATGCAGCCCGTGCCCTTCCCTCCAGATGCATTGATAGGTCCAGGCATTCCACGCCATGCCCGCCAGATCAACACACTGAGCCATGGTGAGGTGGTGTGCGCCGTCACCATCAGCAACCCCACGCGCCACGTCTACACTGGTGGCAAGGGCTGCGTCAAGATCTGGGACATCAGCCAGCCAGGAAGCAAGAGTCCGGTTTCTCAACTTGACTGTCTG AACCGGGACAATTACATTCGCTCCTGCAAGCTGTTGCCTGACGGCCGCACCCTGATCGTGGGTGGCGAGGCCAGCACGCTGACCATCTGGGACCTGGCCTCACAGACACCCCGCATAAAGGCAGAGCTCACCTCCTCTGCTCCGGCCTGCTATGCCCTGGCCATCAGCCCTGATGCCAAGGTCTgcttctcctgctgctcagaCGGGAACATCGCTGTGTGGGATCTCCACAACCAGACCCTTGTCAG GCAGTTCCAGGGCCACACAGATGGGGCCAGCTGCATTGACATCTCCCACGATGGGACCAAACTGTGGACTGGAGGGTTGGACAACACAGTTCGCTCCTGGGATCTGAGAGAGGGACGGCAGCTCCAGCAACACGACTTCACCTCACAG ATCTTCTCGTTGGGTTACTGCCCCACCGGGGAATGGCTGGCAGTGGGCATGGAGAGCAGCAACGTGGAGGTGCTCCACCACACCAAGCCTGACAAGTACCAGCTGCACCTGCACGAAAGCTGCGTCCTCTCACTCAAGTTCGCCTACTGTG GTAAATGGTTTGTGAGCACAGGGAAGGACAATCTGCTGAATGCATGGAGGACTCCTTACGGTGCAAGCATATTCCAG TCCAAGGAGTCGTCCTCTGTCCTGAGTTGTGACATTTCAGCGGATGACAAATACATTGTGACAGGTTCTGGTGACAAGAAGGCCACCGTCTACGAGGTCATCTACTAG
- the tle3b gene encoding transducin-like enhancer protein 3-B isoform X9 — translation MYPQGRHPAPHQPGQPGFKFTVAESCDRIKDEFQFLQAQYHSLKVEYDKLANEKTEMQRHYVMYYEMSYGLNIEMHKQTEIAKRLNAILAQIMPFLSQEHQQQVAQAVERAKQVTMTELNAIIGQQLQAQHLSHAAHGPPVQLPPHPSGLQPPGIPPVTGAGSGLLALGALGSQAHLPVKDEKNHHDLEHRGPSSFHSPLAIPLVKERESSTNNSVSPSDSLRAASEKHRGSSDYGLDSKKRKVDDKDSMSRYDSDGDKSDDLVVDVSNEDPATPRVSPAHSPPENGLDKSRVLKKDAAPNSPASVASSGSTPSSKAKDHAHVSNDKSSTPGLKSTTPTPRNEAPTPGTSTTPGLRPLTMGKPPGMEALAAPALRTPLSIAGSYATPFAMMGHHEMNGSLTSPGVYPGLISPQMSAAAAAAYGRSPMAGFDPHPHMRAPGLPASLTSISGGKPAYSFHVSADGQMQPVPFPPDALIGPGIPRHARQINTLSHGEVVCAVTISNPTRHVYTGGKGCVKIWDISQPGSKSPVSQLDCLNRDNYIRSCKLLPDGRTLIVGGEASTLTIWDLASQTPRIKAELTSSAPACYALAISPDAKVCFSCCSDGNIAVWDLHNQTLVRQFQGHTDGASCIDISHDGTKLWTGGLDNTVRSWDLREGRQLQQHDFTSQIFSLGYCPTGEWLAVGMESSNVEVLHHTKPDKYQLHLHESCVLSLKFAYCGKWFVSTGKDNLLNAWRTPYGASIFQSKESSSVLSCDISADDKYIVTGSGDKKATVYEVIY, via the exons GCACCTCACCAGCCAGGGCAGCCTGGCTTCAAGTTCACCGTGGCGGAGTCGTGCGACAGGATCAAAGACGAATTTCAGTTCCTGCAGGCGCAGTACCACAG TCTCAAAGTGGAGTACGATAAACTGGCCAACGAAAAGACGGAGATGCAGCGTCACTATGTCATG taCTATGAGATGTCCTATGGGCTCAACATTGAGATGCACAAACAG ACTGAGATTGCCAAACGCCTCAATGCAATCCTGGCTCAGATCATGCCGTTCTTGTCACAAGAG caTCAACAGCAGGTGGCCCAGGCTGTTGAGCGGGCTAAGCAGGTGACTATGACCGAGCTGAATGCCATCATCGGG cagcagctccaagCCCAGCACCTCTCTCATGCAGCCCACGGACCCCCTGTCCAGCTGCCCCCCCACCCATCAGGCCTTCAGCCCCCTGGTATCCCCCCTGTGACGGGTGCCGGCTCAGGCCTGTTGGCGCTGGGTGCCCTGGGCAGCCAGGCCCACCTGCCTGTCAAAGACGAGAAGAACCACCACGACCTGGAGCACAGAG gcCCGTCATCTTTTCACTCCCCCCTGGCGATTCCTCTGGTGAAAGAACGCGAGTCGAGCACG AATAACTCTGTGTCACCGTCGGACAGCCTGCGCGCCGCTAGCGAGAAGCACCGCGGCTCTTCGGATTACGGCCTCGACTCCAAGAAACGCAAAGTGGACGACAAAGACAGCATGAGTAGATAT GACAGTGACGGAGACAAGAGTGATGATTTGGTAGTGGACGTCTCCAATGAG GATCCAGCCACCCCTCGGGTGAGCCCCGCTCACTCCCCTCCGGAGAACGGCTTGGATAAGTCACGGGTACTGAAGAAGGATGCTGCCCCCAATAGCCCCGCCTCCGTTGCCTCATCAGGCAGCACACCCTCCTCCAAAGCCAAGGACCACGCCCATGTGAGT AATGACAAGTCATCCACGCCTGGCCTGAAGTCCACGACACCCACCCCCAGGAACGAGGCCCCCACGCCCGGCACCAGCACCACTCCAGGACTACGGCCCCTAACGATGGGAAAACCGCCTGGCATGGAGGCACTGG cTGCCCCTGCTCTGCGAACACCGCTGTCCATCGCAGGTTCCTACGCCACTCCGTTCGCCATGATGGGTCATCATGAGATGAACGGATCCCTAACCAGCCCAGGGGTTTATCCTGGTCTCATCTCACCACAGATgagtgctgcagctgcagctgcttaTGGACGCTCACCAATG GCAGGGTTTGATCCTCACCCTCACATGAGAGCTCCCGGCCTGCCAGCCAGCCTCACCTCCATCTCTGGTGGAAAACC GGCTTACTCCTTTCATGTGAGTGCTGATGGCCAGATGCAGCCCGTGCCCTTCCCTCCAGATGCATTGATAGGTCCAGGCATTCCACGCCATGCCCGCCAGATCAACACACTGAGCCATGGTGAGGTGGTGTGCGCCGTCACCATCAGCAACCCCACGCGCCACGTCTACACTGGTGGCAAGGGCTGCGTCAAGATCTGGGACATCAGCCAGCCAGGAAGCAAGAGTCCGGTTTCTCAACTTGACTGTCTG AACCGGGACAATTACATTCGCTCCTGCAAGCTGTTGCCTGACGGCCGCACCCTGATCGTGGGTGGCGAGGCCAGCACGCTGACCATCTGGGACCTGGCCTCACAGACACCCCGCATAAAGGCAGAGCTCACCTCCTCTGCTCCGGCCTGCTATGCCCTGGCCATCAGCCCTGATGCCAAGGTCTgcttctcctgctgctcagaCGGGAACATCGCTGTGTGGGATCTCCACAACCAGACCCTTGTCAG GCAGTTCCAGGGCCACACAGATGGGGCCAGCTGCATTGACATCTCCCACGATGGGACCAAACTGTGGACTGGAGGGTTGGACAACACAGTTCGCTCCTGGGATCTGAGAGAGGGACGGCAGCTCCAGCAACACGACTTCACCTCACAG ATCTTCTCGTTGGGTTACTGCCCCACCGGGGAATGGCTGGCAGTGGGCATGGAGAGCAGCAACGTGGAGGTGCTCCACCACACCAAGCCTGACAAGTACCAGCTGCACCTGCACGAAAGCTGCGTCCTCTCACTCAAGTTCGCCTACTGTG GTAAATGGTTTGTGAGCACAGGGAAGGACAATCTGCTGAATGCATGGAGGACTCCTTACGGTGCAAGCATATTCCAG TCCAAGGAGTCGTCCTCTGTCCTGAGTTGTGACATTTCAGCGGATGACAAATACATTGTGACAGGTTCTGGTGACAAGAAGGCCACCGTCTACGAGGTCATCTACTAG
- the tle3b gene encoding transducin-like enhancer protein 3-B isoform X2, translating to MYPQGRHPAPHQPGQPGFKFTVAESCDRIKDEFQFLQAQYHSLKVEYDKLANEKTEMQRHYVMYYEMSYGLNIEMHKQTEIAKRLNAILAQIMPFLSQEHQQQVAQAVERAKQVTMTELNAIIGVRGLPNLPLTQQQLQAQHLSHAAHGPPVQLPPHPSGLQPPGIPPVTGAGSGLLALGALGSQAHLPVKDEKNHHDLEHRGPSSFHSPLAIPLVKERESSTNNSVSPSDSLRAASEKHRGSSDYGLDSKKRKVDDKDSMSRYDSDGDKSDDLVVDVSNEDPATPRVSPAHSPPENGLDKSRVLKKDAAPNSPASVASSGSTPSSKAKDHAHVSNDKSSTPGLKSTTPTPRNEAPTPGTSTTPGLRPLTMGKPPGMEALAAPALRTPLSIAGSYATPFAMMGHHEMNGSLTSPGVYPGLISPQMSAAAAAAYGRSPMAGFDPHPHMRAPGLPASLTSISGGKPAYSFHVSADGQMQPVPFPPDALIGPGIPRHARQINTLSHGEVVCAVTISNPTRHVYTGGKGCVKIWDISQPGSKSPVSQLDCLNRDNYIRSCKLLPDGRTLIVGGEASTLTIWDLASQTPRIKAELTSSAPACYALAISPDAKVCFSCCSDGNIAVWDLHNQTLVRQFQGHTDGASCIDISHDGTKLWTGGLDNTVRSWDLREGRQLQQHDFTSQIFSLGYCPTGEWLAVGMESSNVEVLHHTKPDKYQLHLHESCVLSLKFAYCGKWFVSTGKDNLLNAWRTPYGASIFQSKESSSVLSCDISADDKYIVTGSGDKKATVYEVIY from the exons GCACCTCACCAGCCAGGGCAGCCTGGCTTCAAGTTCACCGTGGCGGAGTCGTGCGACAGGATCAAAGACGAATTTCAGTTCCTGCAGGCGCAGTACCACAG TCTCAAAGTGGAGTACGATAAACTGGCCAACGAAAAGACGGAGATGCAGCGTCACTATGTCATG taCTATGAGATGTCCTATGGGCTCAACATTGAGATGCACAAACAG ACTGAGATTGCCAAACGCCTCAATGCAATCCTGGCTCAGATCATGCCGTTCTTGTCACAAGAG caTCAACAGCAGGTGGCCCAGGCTGTTGAGCGGGCTAAGCAGGTGACTATGACCGAGCTGAATGCCATCATCGGGGTACGTGGACTTCCCAATCTGCCTCTCACC cagcagcagctccaagCCCAGCACCTCTCTCATGCAGCCCACGGACCCCCTGTCCAGCTGCCCCCCCACCCATCAGGCCTTCAGCCCCCTGGTATCCCCCCTGTGACGGGTGCCGGCTCAGGCCTGTTGGCGCTGGGTGCCCTGGGCAGCCAGGCCCACCTGCCTGTCAAAGACGAGAAGAACCACCACGACCTGGAGCACAGAG gcCCGTCATCTTTTCACTCCCCCCTGGCGATTCCTCTGGTGAAAGAACGCGAGTCGAGCACG AATAACTCTGTGTCACCGTCGGACAGCCTGCGCGCCGCTAGCGAGAAGCACCGCGGCTCTTCGGATTACGGCCTCGACTCCAAGAAACGCAAAGTGGACGACAAAGACAGCATGAGTAGATAT GACAGTGACGGAGACAAGAGTGATGATTTGGTAGTGGACGTCTCCAATGAG GATCCAGCCACCCCTCGGGTGAGCCCCGCTCACTCCCCTCCGGAGAACGGCTTGGATAAGTCACGGGTACTGAAGAAGGATGCTGCCCCCAATAGCCCCGCCTCCGTTGCCTCATCAGGCAGCACACCCTCCTCCAAAGCCAAGGACCACGCCCATGTGAGT AATGACAAGTCATCCACGCCTGGCCTGAAGTCCACGACACCCACCCCCAGGAACGAGGCCCCCACGCCCGGCACCAGCACCACTCCAGGACTACGGCCCCTAACGATGGGAAAACCGCCTGGCATGGAGGCACTGG cTGCCCCTGCTCTGCGAACACCGCTGTCCATCGCAGGTTCCTACGCCACTCCGTTCGCCATGATGGGTCATCATGAGATGAACGGATCCCTAACCAGCCCAGGGGTTTATCCTGGTCTCATCTCACCACAGATgagtgctgcagctgcagctgcttaTGGACGCTCACCAATG GCAGGGTTTGATCCTCACCCTCACATGAGAGCTCCCGGCCTGCCAGCCAGCCTCACCTCCATCTCTGGTGGAAAACC GGCTTACTCCTTTCATGTGAGTGCTGATGGCCAGATGCAGCCCGTGCCCTTCCCTCCAGATGCATTGATAGGTCCAGGCATTCCACGCCATGCCCGCCAGATCAACACACTGAGCCATGGTGAGGTGGTGTGCGCCGTCACCATCAGCAACCCCACGCGCCACGTCTACACTGGTGGCAAGGGCTGCGTCAAGATCTGGGACATCAGCCAGCCAGGAAGCAAGAGTCCGGTTTCTCAACTTGACTGTCTG AACCGGGACAATTACATTCGCTCCTGCAAGCTGTTGCCTGACGGCCGCACCCTGATCGTGGGTGGCGAGGCCAGCACGCTGACCATCTGGGACCTGGCCTCACAGACACCCCGCATAAAGGCAGAGCTCACCTCCTCTGCTCCGGCCTGCTATGCCCTGGCCATCAGCCCTGATGCCAAGGTCTgcttctcctgctgctcagaCGGGAACATCGCTGTGTGGGATCTCCACAACCAGACCCTTGTCAG GCAGTTCCAGGGCCACACAGATGGGGCCAGCTGCATTGACATCTCCCACGATGGGACCAAACTGTGGACTGGAGGGTTGGACAACACAGTTCGCTCCTGGGATCTGAGAGAGGGACGGCAGCTCCAGCAACACGACTTCACCTCACAG ATCTTCTCGTTGGGTTACTGCCCCACCGGGGAATGGCTGGCAGTGGGCATGGAGAGCAGCAACGTGGAGGTGCTCCACCACACCAAGCCTGACAAGTACCAGCTGCACCTGCACGAAAGCTGCGTCCTCTCACTCAAGTTCGCCTACTGTG GTAAATGGTTTGTGAGCACAGGGAAGGACAATCTGCTGAATGCATGGAGGACTCCTTACGGTGCAAGCATATTCCAG TCCAAGGAGTCGTCCTCTGTCCTGAGTTGTGACATTTCAGCGGATGACAAATACATTGTGACAGGTTCTGGTGACAAGAAGGCCACCGTCTACGAGGTCATCTACTAG